CGACACGGCCCCGCACTACGGACTCGGCCTCTCGGAACGGCGGCTCGGCGCGGCCCTGCGCGAGTACGACCGCGCCCACCTCGCCGTCTCCACCAAGGTCGGCCGCCGCCTCGACCCCGCCGACGGCACCGGCGACGACCTGGCCAACGGCTTCGCCGTACCCGCCACCCACCGGCGCGTATGGGACTTCAGCGCCGCCGGAATCCGCCGCACCCTGGAGGCGAGCCTCACCCGCCTCGGCCTGGACCGCGTCGACCTCGTCTATCTGCACGACCCCGACGACCACGCCGAACAGGCCTTCCGCGAGGGCTACCCGGCGCTGGAGAAGCTGCGCTCCGAAGGCGTCGTCGGCGCGATCGGCGCGGGCATGAACCAGACCGGGATGCTCACCCGGTTCGTCCGGGACACCGACGTGGACGTGGTCCTGTGCGCGGGCCGCTACACCCTGCTCGACCGGAGCGCCGCCACCGAACTGCTGCCCGCGGCAGCCGAGCGCGGGGTGTCCGTGGTCCTCGGCGGCGTCTTCAACTCGGGCCTGCTCGCGGATCCGAGACCGACGTCGACATACAACTACACGCAAGCGCCAGGGGAGTTGCTGGGCCGTGCCCTGCGCATGAAGGCGGTCGCCGAACGGCACGGCACCACCCTGCGCGCCGCCGCACTGGCCTTCTCCGCCGCTCATCCGGCCGTCGCTTCCGTGCTCGTCGGCACCCGTTCGGCGGCCGAAGTGCAGGACTGCGCCGACCAGTACACGACCCCGGTCCCTGAAGATTGCTGGCGGGAGCTGAGGGAGACCGGCCTGCTGCCCCGCGAAGAGGAGCCGTCATGAGAGTCGCCCTGCACACCAAGGTCCGCTCCGACCGCATCGCCGCCTACGAAGCCGCCCACCGGGACGTCCCCAGGGAACTCACCGCCGCCATCCGCGCCGCCGGCGCCACCTCCTGGACCATCTGGCGCAGCGGCACCGACCTGTTCCACCTGCTGGAGTGCGAGGACTACGCCCGGCTGCTCGCCGAACTGGAGCAGCTGCCGGTCAACGTGGCCTGGCAGGCCCGCATGGCCGAGCTGCTCGACGTCGTGCACGACTACTCGCGTGACGGCGCGGAGGCCGGGCTGCCCGTCGTCTGGGAGCTGCCGTGACCGTCGACGCCCACCACCACGTCTGGGACCTGGCCGTCCGCGACCAGGACTGGATCCCCGAACACAGCCAGCTCAGGCGCGACTTCACCCTCGCGGAACTCGAACCCGAGGCACGGGCGGCCGGAGTCACCCGTGCCGTCCTCGTCCAGACGGTCACCGTGCCCGAGGAGACCCCGGAATTCCTGGCCCTGGCGGCCGCACATGACCTGGTCGCGGGCGTCGTCGGCTGGACCGACCTCACTCGCCCCGACATCGCCGAGGAACTGGCCCGGCTGCGCGAACTCCCGGGCGGCGCCCACCTGAAGGGCATCCGGCACCAGGTGCAGGGCGAGCCGGACCCGGAGTGGCTGCTGCGTCCGGACGTACGCCGGGGCCTGACCGCGCTCGCGGACGCGGGCCTCGTCTACGACCTCGTCGTCCTGCCCCACCAGCTCCCGGCCTGCGTCAAGGCCGCCGAAACCCTTCCCCGACTGACGCTGGTCCTCGACCACTTGGGCAAACCGCCGATCGCCTCCGGCGAGCGCGAACCCTGGGCGTCCGCCCTGCGCGCACTTGCCGCCCGCCCGAACACGGTCGCCAAACTCTCCGGTCTGCTCACCGAGGCCGACCCCGCCTCCTGGACGACCGCCGACCTGCGGCCGTACACGGACACGGCCCTGGAGGCTTTCGGTCCCGATCGCCTGATGTTCGGCTCGGACTGGCCGGTGTGCACCTTGGCGGCCGCCTATGCCGAAGTGCTGCACACCGTGGACGAGTTGACCGCGGGCCTCAGCGCGGCGGAGCGCACCGCCGTCCACGAGGGCACCGCGACCCGCGTCTACGACCTCTGAACCGCCCCCGCCAGCCTGGTCGGCGGCAGATACTCGCGCACATACGTCCGCTCCCAGCACGCGCCCGTCTCGCGCAGTTCCCGCCAGGTGGTGTAGCGGTAGCGGAAGAGGCGGGCCCGGATGTAGCGGGGCGGGGTGTCCGGTGGGAAGGGGGAGCGGCGCAGCAGGCGCAGCGTGGCGCGGTCGTTCTCCAGCAGGCGTTCCACCAGGCCGCCGAACCAGTCGCCGGCGTAGGCCGGGGACAGTGCCGCGAACCACATCAGCCAGTCCAGGCGCAGATGGTAGGGGGCGAACTGGCGCGGCCAGTGCCGGGTGTCACCGGGCTTGCCCCGGAACTCGTACTCCCGCCAGTCCGAGTCCTCGCGGGGCAGGGCGTCCAGGGTGCCCTCGACCACCACCTCGTAGCGGACCCGGCTGACGCTGCCGAACGCGCCGTAGGTGTTCACCAGGTGCAGCGGGTCGAAGGAGCGGTTCATGATCTGGCGGCGGGAGATCATGTTCGTCACCGGGTGGTAGCTCAGGAAGACCAGCAGGGCCGCGACCGCGAGCACCAGGACCTCGTACCACAGCGGCGCCGCCGGCACGGACGGCGCGGATGCGGGAAACCGGAGCGCGGACAGGGCCAGCACGATGGTGATCCAGTTCAGCCACGAGAAGTTGCCGGACAGCACCAGCCACAGCTGGGTGACGATCATCAGGGCGGCAGCGGCCGAGGCGATCGGCTGCGGGGTGAACAGCAGCACCGGCACGACGAGTTGGGTGAAGTGGTTCGCGGCGACCTCGACCCGGTGCAGCGGCTTCGGCAGATGGTGGAAGAACCAGCTCAGCGGGCCCGGCATGGGCTGCGTCTCATGGTGGTAGTAGAGGCAGGTCAGTTTCCGCCAGCACGCGTCGCCCCGCAGCTTGATCAGCCCGGCGCCGAACTCGACCCGGAACAGGATCCAGCGCAGCAGGAACAGGACGACGATCGGCGGCGCCACCTCGTCGTTGCCGAGAAACGCGGCCAGGAAGCCCGTCTCCAGCAGCAGCGACTCCCAGCCGAACGCGTACCAGGTCTGGCCCACGTTGACGATCGACAGATACAGCCCCCACGGCACCAGCCACAGCGGGATCGCGGCCCACAGCGGCAGCAGGGAGTCCGCGCCGGCGAGCAGCGCCGCCGACACCGCGCCACCGGCCCAGGCGCAGCCCGCGAAGAAGCGGTCGGAGTAGTGCAGATGGAACAGGCTCGGGGACCGTCCGAAGGGGATCCGTGCCACGAAGCGGGGGATCGGCAGCATGCCGCGCTCGCCGAGCAGAGCCCGGAACTGCAGGGCCGCCGTCAGGAACGCGACCAGGTACACGGCGGCCAGAGCCCGCTGGCAGACCAGCCGGCTCAGCCAGTAGTCGGGAGCGGTGAACCAGTCCACGGCTGTGCGCGCCCTTCGTCACGGCCGAACCGCGGGTGTCGTCTTCATCATGGACTTCCCCCGAGTTGCCAGCCAAACGGACGTAATGCACACAATAGGGAGAAGTCACCCGCAGTGATGGGGAGTGTACGGTGCGGATACCCGCCGGATCCATCGCCCTCGCCTGCGCCCTCTCGGTGGCGCTCTTCGTCGCCGGCTGCGTACGCCCCGGTGTCAAGGAAGCCCGGATGGGCGAGGACGTCTATCTTCTGCCCGCCGCGGCGCAGGGGCCCGACCCCTTCACCGGCTCCACGGTCGGCGCGACCGCCGCGCCGGTGACGCCCGGCAGCGGCAGCGCCGATCCCACCGCCCGTGCGGCGCTGGGCGTCAGCGCCACGGGACCGCCCGTCGCCGCGTCCTCCCGGCCGGCGGTACCGGCCGCGCTGGTCGCACCACCCCTGCGGGCGATGCGCGTCCTGTCCGGCGCGACCCCCGGCCTCTACAGCGGCACCGCCCACGTCGCCGGCTGCGACGTCGCGCGGCAGATCGGGTATCTGACGGCGGACCGGGCCAGGGCCGACGCCTTCGCCCGCGCGGCCGGTGTCTCCGGCGGCGGCCTGACCGGCTATCTGCACGGCCTCACCCCGGTGGCGCTGCGTGCCGACACCCGCGTCACCGACCACGGCTACCGCGGCGGGGACGCGGTCGCCTATCAAGCCGTGCTCCAGGCCGGCACCGGCGTCCTGGTCGACAACCGGGGCGTGCCCCGCGTGCGCTGTGCCTGCGGCAATCCGCTGGGATCGCCCGCGCCGGGCCGCGCCGGCTTCGGCGCTCGGGGCAGCACCTGGGCCGGCTACCGCCCGGACCGGGTGATCGCGGTGACTCCGGCGCCGCGAGCCGTCACCAGCATCACCATCGTCAACGTCGAGACCCGCACCTGGATCGAACGCCGGATCGGTCACGATGTGCGCGACGACCATGTCGTACCGGCGCCCAACTGGGCCACCGCGGCTCCCGATGACACCCCCGTCCCGGCGGGCACGGCCACCGCGGGCGCCGCACCGCCGTCCGGCACCCCGCCCAGCCCGCGGCAGACCCGGCCGGGAGCCTCCCCCGGCACGACCGGCACACCACCCGGCACCGTCACGCCGACGGCACCGGGCCGGCCCGCCGGGCGCAGCACCACGCTCCCCGGTACGACCGACCCGTGGAGCCCGCCCGCCCTCGGCCTCGCCCCGGACCCGCCCGACGCCCCGGACCCGCCGTACGGGATCGGCCCGCTCGACGGGTTCGGCCCGCCCGGCGCCGGCCTCCCCGACGGCGGACTGATCCCGTACGGCACCCCGGGCGACCAGACCGTCGTACCCGGCGCGACGGACCTCGACACCCCGGACGCCCCCACCGCCCTCCCCGGCGGCTGAGCCCCCGGCGCCGGCCGCCGCACGCCCGCGATCCCACCGGACGATCAGGTCGAAGAATCCGGTGAATCCTGGCAAGGTGGGCCCATGGCAGATCGGGGAGCGAGTGCCATGTCACTCCCGGAGGACTGGCCCGCCCACCCGGACCCGATCCTGGCGCTCAACCGCATGGGCACCTTCGACTGGGACCTGGACACGGGCCTGTTCCACATGGACGCCCAGGCGTACCGGGTGTTCGACCTGCTGCCCGAGGAATACGACGGACGCCCCGAGTCCTTGATCGTCCGGGTGCCACAGCCCGAGGCGGCCCGGCTGGACGCGGTCATGGCCCGGGCCATCAAGGACGGCAGCGAGAACTACGGCACCTACTTCCGCATCCGCCGCCGGGACGGCACCCCGCGCTGGACCCACACCCAGGGCTACATCCGCCGGGACGACACCGGCCGCCCGCGCCGGGTCGTCGGCATCGTCCGCGATGCCACCGAGGAACTCGCCGACAGCGGGACACGCAGCCTGCGGGCCGCCCAGGACGAGGCGTTCCGCCAGCAGACCAACATCGTCCAGGTCGTCTCGGCGGCCCTCGCCCACGCCCGCACCGTCCGGGACGTCATCGACGTCCTCAAGGACGCCCACGGCATCCGCCGCCTCGGTGCGGCCAGCCTGGTGATGGGCCTGGTGGAGGCGGGCCGGATCCGCGTCGTCGCCGAGGCCCCCGTCGGCAGTTTCGTGCCCGCGGGCAGCCAGGTGAACCGCATCGACGAGCCGTACCCGATGAGCGAGGTCGTCCGCACGCTCGTGCCGCGCTTCATCGAGTCCCCCGAGGAGTTCGCCGACGGCTACCCGATCCTCTGGCCACACCTGATCGACCTGCACATCACCTCGGCCGCCTATCTGCCGCTGATCGCCCAGGCCCGTCCGATCGGTGCGATGGGTCTGCTCTACAGCGACCGGCGCGGCTTCTCCACCGAGGAGCGCGCCGTCCTGGTCGCGCTCGGCAGCAGCATCGCGCAGAGCCTGCAGCGGGCCATGCTCTACGAGCAGGAGAAGGACCTCGCCCAGGGCCTGCAGCAGGCCATGCTGCCCCGCACCATCCCGAGCGTCCGCGGCGCCGACATCGCCGTCCGCTACCGCGCGGCCACCGTCGGGGGCACCCGGGGCCGGGACATCGGCGGCGACTGGTACGACCTGATCCCGCTGCCCGGCGGCCGGGTCGGCGCGGTCATCGGCGACGTACAGGGCCATGACACCCACGCGGCCGCCGTCATGGGCCAGCTGCGGATCGTGCTGCGCGCCTACGCCGCCGAGGGCCATACCCCGGCCACCGTGATGGCCCGCGCCTCCGTCTTCCTGCACGAACTCGACACCGACCGCTTCGCCACCTGCCTGTACGCCGAGGCCGACCTGTCCACGGGAGTCGTGCAGGCGGTCCGCGCCGGGCACATCGACCCGCTGATCCGGCACAGCGACGGCACCTGCTGCCGGGTCCCGGTCGAGGGCGGGCTGCCGCTCGGCCTGTCCGCCGAGTTCAGCCGGCTGGAGTATCCCGTCTCCACCCTCGAACTGGACCCTGGCCATACCCTGCTGCTGTGCACCGACGGGCTGGTCGAGCAGCCCGGCACCGACCTCGACGACGGCATGCGCCGCCTGACGGAACTCGTCGCCGACGGTCCCGAGGACGTGCGTGA
The genomic region above belongs to Streptomyces sp. CG1 and contains:
- a CDS encoding L-rhamnose mutarotase produces the protein MRVALHTKVRSDRIAAYEAAHRDVPRELTAAIRAAGATSWTIWRSGTDLFHLLECEDYARLLAELEQLPVNVAWQARMAELLDVVHDYSRDGAEAGLPVVWELP
- a CDS encoding lipase maturation factor family protein, which translates into the protein MDWFTAPDYWLSRLVCQRALAAVYLVAFLTAALQFRALLGERGMLPIPRFVARIPFGRSPSLFHLHYSDRFFAGCAWAGGAVSAALLAGADSLLPLWAAIPLWLVPWGLYLSIVNVGQTWYAFGWESLLLETGFLAAFLGNDEVAPPIVVLFLLRWILFRVEFGAGLIKLRGDACWRKLTCLYYHHETQPMPGPLSWFFHHLPKPLHRVEVAANHFTQLVVPVLLFTPQPIASAAAALMIVTQLWLVLSGNFSWLNWITIVLALSALRFPASAPSVPAAPLWYEVLVLAVAALLVFLSYHPVTNMISRRQIMNRSFDPLHLVNTYGAFGSVSRVRYEVVVEGTLDALPREDSDWREYEFRGKPGDTRHWPRQFAPYHLRLDWLMWFAALSPAYAGDWFGGLVERLLENDRATLRLLRRSPFPPDTPPRYIRARLFRYRYTTWRELRETGACWERTYVREYLPPTRLAGAVQRS
- a CDS encoding SpoIIE family protein phosphatase, with translation MADRGASAMSLPEDWPAHPDPILALNRMGTFDWDLDTGLFHMDAQAYRVFDLLPEEYDGRPESLIVRVPQPEAARLDAVMARAIKDGSENYGTYFRIRRRDGTPRWTHTQGYIRRDDTGRPRRVVGIVRDATEELADSGTRSLRAAQDEAFRQQTNIVQVVSAALAHARTVRDVIDVLKDAHGIRRLGAASLVMGLVEAGRIRVVAEAPVGSFVPAGSQVNRIDEPYPMSEVVRTLVPRFIESPEEFADGYPILWPHLIDLHITSAAYLPLIAQARPIGAMGLLYSDRRGFSTEERAVLVALGSSIAQSLQRAMLYEQEKDLAQGLQQAMLPRTIPSVRGADIAVRYRAATVGGTRGRDIGGDWYDLIPLPGGRVGAVIGDVQGHDTHAAAVMGQLRIVLRAYAAEGHTPATVMARASVFLHELDTDRFATCLYAEADLSTGVVQAVRAGHIDPLIRHSDGTCCRVPVEGGLPLGLSAEFSRLEYPVSTLELDPGHTLLLCTDGLVEQPGTDLDDGMRRLTELVADGPEDVRELAGRLIQLAEERGGDDDVALLLLRRRAPEAARAGGRLQQHVVPGDPEALTHARHTIRAAVRSWGAGDRADEIELVADELITNALMHTEGSAIVTLRALDDGERRLRIEVEDSSSALPRRREAGEDGVSGRGLLLVDRLADVWGVEARGGGKAVWCEFRLGG
- a CDS encoding DUF6777 domain-containing protein, with translation MRIPAGSIALACALSVALFVAGCVRPGVKEARMGEDVYLLPAAAQGPDPFTGSTVGATAAPVTPGSGSADPTARAALGVSATGPPVAASSRPAVPAALVAPPLRAMRVLSGATPGLYSGTAHVAGCDVARQIGYLTADRARADAFARAAGVSGGGLTGYLHGLTPVALRADTRVTDHGYRGGDAVAYQAVLQAGTGVLVDNRGVPRVRCACGNPLGSPAPGRAGFGARGSTWAGYRPDRVIAVTPAPRAVTSITIVNVETRTWIERRIGHDVRDDHVVPAPNWATAAPDDTPVPAGTATAGAAPPSGTPPSPRQTRPGASPGTTGTPPGTVTPTAPGRPAGRSTTLPGTTDPWSPPALGLAPDPPDAPDPPYGIGPLDGFGPPGAGLPDGGLIPYGTPGDQTVVPGATDLDTPDAPTALPGG
- a CDS encoding aldo/keto reductase, with translation MTALPAQRLGRSGVEVTPLGFGAAPLGNLFTPLDDEQAHDAVRAAWQRGIRYFDTAPHYGLGLSERRLGAALREYDRAHLAVSTKVGRRLDPADGTGDDLANGFAVPATHRRVWDFSAAGIRRTLEASLTRLGLDRVDLVYLHDPDDHAEQAFREGYPALEKLRSEGVVGAIGAGMNQTGMLTRFVRDTDVDVVLCAGRYTLLDRSAATELLPAAAERGVSVVLGGVFNSGLLADPRPTSTYNYTQAPGELLGRALRMKAVAERHGTTLRAAALAFSAAHPAVASVLVGTRSAAEVQDCADQYTTPVPEDCWRELRETGLLPREEEPS
- a CDS encoding amidohydrolase encodes the protein MTVDAHHHVWDLAVRDQDWIPEHSQLRRDFTLAELEPEARAAGVTRAVLVQTVTVPEETPEFLALAAAHDLVAGVVGWTDLTRPDIAEELARLRELPGGAHLKGIRHQVQGEPDPEWLLRPDVRRGLTALADAGLVYDLVVLPHQLPACVKAAETLPRLTLVLDHLGKPPIASGEREPWASALRALAARPNTVAKLSGLLTEADPASWTTADLRPYTDTALEAFGPDRLMFGSDWPVCTLAAAYAEVLHTVDELTAGLSAAERTAVHEGTATRVYDL